Proteins from a genomic interval of Enterococcus faecium:
- a CDS encoding ClC family H(+)/Cl(-) exchange transporter, whose translation MEKKGKIKKLDKTQIYFILKGIFVGLLTGIVVSLFRLSIEKLSDLVRSIYEMSREQPIYLIGVAICCILAAFFVGYLVKNEPDIKGSGIPQVEGQLRGELSMNWFSVLWKKFIGGVLSVGAGLFLGREGPSIQLGASIGQGAGQLFRSPSSEEKILISSGASSGLAAAFNAPIAGLLFVLEEIHHSFSPFVWLTSFASAITANFVSLYFFGLRPVLYLGDLPSLPLKYYGSLVGLGVLLGVLGFIYQKVLLALPKFYNRLPLPAYFHGFVPFLLILPIGYLWPNTLGGGNQIVLAFGHASLPIIMIIGLFVLRFVFSMISYGGGLPGGIFLPILTLGALIGSFYGNIMVDFGMDPIYIKDFVVIAMAGYFTAIGKAPLTAIILVTEMVGSLNHLMPLGLAALVAYIVNDLLGGNPIYESLLERLLGNTQTASLKGARTTFDFPVTAESSLDGLMVRDFNWPKNMLLISIRRGNQEILTHGDTIMNVGDILVILTDEANLPRIKQEIEAKSSITNLKQSF comes from the coding sequence ATGGAAAAAAAAGGAAAAATCAAGAAATTAGATAAGACTCAGATATATTTTATTCTAAAAGGAATATTTGTTGGACTGCTGACAGGAATCGTCGTTAGCCTGTTTCGATTATCTATCGAAAAGCTAAGCGATTTAGTTCGAAGTATCTATGAAATGAGTCGGGAACAGCCGATTTACTTAATTGGCGTAGCTATTTGCTGCATCCTTGCAGCATTTTTCGTGGGTTATCTGGTCAAAAATGAACCGGATATCAAGGGAAGCGGGATTCCACAAGTAGAGGGACAGCTTCGCGGGGAATTATCAATGAACTGGTTCTCTGTTTTATGGAAAAAGTTCATTGGCGGTGTACTTTCAGTTGGTGCGGGCCTTTTTCTAGGTAGAGAAGGACCTTCTATACAGCTTGGCGCATCCATTGGACAAGGAGCTGGACAATTGTTTCGGAGTCCATCTTCAGAAGAAAAGATTTTAATTTCTAGCGGTGCAAGTAGCGGACTTGCAGCAGCATTCAATGCTCCTATCGCAGGATTACTCTTTGTTTTAGAAGAAATCCATCACTCCTTTTCTCCATTTGTTTGGCTGACATCATTTGCTTCAGCAATCACTGCTAACTTCGTCTCTCTTTACTTTTTCGGCTTGAGACCTGTTTTATATCTAGGTGATCTTCCTTCTTTGCCGTTGAAATATTATGGTTCTTTAGTGGGATTAGGAGTACTTCTAGGCGTCTTAGGTTTTATTTATCAGAAGGTCTTGCTGGCTTTGCCAAAATTTTACAACCGATTGCCTTTACCAGCTTATTTTCACGGGTTCGTTCCTTTCTTGCTGATTTTGCCAATTGGTTATTTATGGCCTAATACTCTAGGCGGAGGCAATCAAATTGTTTTAGCTTTTGGACATGCTTCCTTGCCAATCATTATGATTATCGGTTTGTTTGTTCTTCGATTCGTTTTTTCCATGATTTCTTACGGTGGTGGTCTTCCAGGGGGGATTTTCCTTCCGATATTGACATTGGGGGCTTTAATCGGTAGCTTTTATGGAAACATTATGGTTGATTTCGGGATGGATCCAATCTACATCAAGGATTTTGTCGTTATTGCCATGGCTGGTTATTTCACAGCGATTGGAAAAGCACCGCTGACAGCAATTATTTTAGTGACAGAAATGGTTGGCTCTCTTAATCATCTGATGCCTTTAGGATTGGCTGCTCTTGTTGCTTATATCGTCAATGACCTTCTCGGCGGGAATCCAATTTACGAATCATTATTGGAACGTCTACTTGGAAATACTCAGACCGCCTCACTAAAAGGTGCAAGGACAACTTTTGATTTTCCAGTAACGGCAGAGAGTTCTTTAGACGGATTAATGGTACGAGACTTCAATTGGCCTAAAAATATGCTGCTAATCTCTATACGCAGAGGAAATCAGGAAATCTTGACTCACGGTGATACGATCATGAATGTAGGAGATATTTTGGTTATCTTGACTGATGAAGCAAACTTGCCAAGAATCAAGCAGGAAATCGAGGCTAAATCTTCTATCACAAATTTGAAGCAATCATTTTAA
- the gatA gene encoding Asp-tRNA(Asn)/Glu-tRNA(Gln) amidotransferase subunit GatA: protein MTELHNRSLEELHHMLVSKEITVQDLTKATFERIKETEPEVEAFITLNEEKALEQAKALDEKGIDESNVLAGIPIGIKDNIVTKDILTTAASKILYNFEPIYDATVMDKIYQADMIPVGKLNMDEFAMGGSTETSYFKKTKNAWDPTKVPGGSSGGSAAAVAAGQIPVSLGSDTGGSIRQPAAFNGIVGMKPTYGRVSRFGLIAFASSLDQIGPMTRTVKDNALALTAISGYDEKDGTSSGVSVPNFAEGLTGDIKGMKIALPKEYLGEGVAPGVKEAVLKAAETFRSLGAVVEEVSLPHSKYGVAVYYIIASSEASSNLQRFDGIRYGYRSENVKSLDDVYVNSRSEGFGEEVKRRIMLGTFSLSAGYYDAYFKKAGQVRTLIKRDFEKVFADYDLIIGPSSPTVAFGIGENINDPITMYMSDILTIPVNLAGLPGMSVPAGLSEGLPVGLQIIGNYFDEKTMYQAAYAFEQATEFHTQQPAILGGKDE, encoded by the coding sequence ATGACAGAATTACACAATCGTTCTCTAGAAGAACTGCATCATATGCTTGTATCGAAAGAAATCACTGTACAAGATTTGACAAAAGCAACATTTGAACGAATCAAAGAAACAGAGCCTGAGGTCGAAGCATTCATTACATTGAACGAAGAAAAAGCATTGGAACAGGCAAAAGCTTTAGATGAAAAAGGGATTGATGAAAGCAACGTCCTTGCTGGTATTCCAATTGGTATCAAGGATAATATCGTAACAAAAGATATCTTGACAACCGCTGCATCTAAGATCCTTTACAATTTTGAACCAATTTATGATGCAACGGTCATGGATAAAATCTATCAAGCAGATATGATCCCTGTTGGTAAGCTAAACATGGATGAATTTGCTATGGGTGGAAGTACAGAAACTTCTTATTTCAAGAAAACAAAAAATGCTTGGGACCCAACAAAAGTACCTGGTGGCTCTTCTGGTGGTTCTGCAGCAGCAGTTGCAGCTGGACAAATTCCAGTTTCTTTAGGTAGTGATACTGGGGGAAGTATCCGCCAACCAGCAGCTTTTAACGGCATCGTAGGGATGAAACCTACTTATGGCCGTGTCTCACGTTTTGGTTTGATTGCCTTTGCTTCATCTCTTGACCAAATTGGACCAATGACCCGTACGGTGAAAGATAATGCATTAGCATTGACAGCTATCAGCGGTTATGACGAAAAAGACGGTACTTCTTCAGGCGTTTCAGTTCCTAATTTTGCAGAGGGACTGACAGGCGACATCAAAGGAATGAAGATTGCTTTACCTAAAGAATACTTAGGCGAAGGTGTAGCCCCTGGCGTAAAAGAAGCTGTATTGAAAGCAGCAGAAACATTCCGTTCATTAGGTGCTGTTGTGGAAGAAGTCAGCTTGCCTCATTCAAAATACGGTGTGGCTGTTTATTATATCATTGCCTCATCAGAAGCAAGTTCCAACTTGCAACGATTCGATGGTATCCGCTACGGTTATCGCTCTGAAAATGTGAAATCATTAGATGATGTATATGTCAACTCACGTTCAGAAGGATTCGGTGAAGAAGTAAAACGCCGTATCATGTTAGGTACATTCTCCTTAAGTGCGGGTTATTATGACGCTTACTTCAAAAAAGCAGGACAAGTCCGTACATTGATCAAACGAGATTTTGAAAAAGTCTTTGCAGATTATGACTTGATTATCGGGCCATCTTCACCAACAGTGGCATTCGGAATCGGTGAAAACATTAACGATCCAATCACAATGTACATGAGTGACATCTTAACGATCCCTGTCAACTTGGCTGGACTTCCAGGTATGTCTGTACCGGCAGGATTGTCAGAAGGATTACCAGTTGGATTGCAGATCATCGGTAATTATTTTGATGAAAAAACGATGTATCAAGCGGCATATGCGTTTGAACAAGCAACAGAATTCCACACACAACAACCAGCTATTTTAGGAGGGAAAGACGAATGA
- a CDS encoding diacylglycerol kinase, producing the protein MKKARVIYNPTSGKELLKKNLADILQALEEAGFEASAYATTPEPDSAKNEARRVAELGFDLVVAAGGDGTINEVVNGIAPLEHRPKMAIIPAGTTNDYARALKIPRDNIKAAAEVIKKHQTVKMDIGLSDNSYFINIAAGGYLTELTYEVPSELKSIFGYLAYLAKGAEMLPRVKPIKMRLKYDEGEYIGNASMFFLGLTNSVGGFEQIAPDAKLDDGKFSLIIVKTANIFEILHIAALMLNGGRHVDDPRVIYTKTSSLFVETEDDINRPVMINLDGEYGGEAPMHFQNLHQHIEFFANTDQIPDEAITGTDEEELEVVSKEFVKEVERLTDEDIDGDGKIADETPNQKN; encoded by the coding sequence ATGAAAAAAGCACGCGTAATTTATAACCCCACCTCGGGAAAAGAATTATTGAAAAAAAATTTGGCGGATATCCTACAGGCATTAGAAGAAGCAGGATTTGAAGCCAGCGCCTATGCAACTACACCAGAACCTGATTCAGCCAAGAATGAAGCACGTAGAGTCGCAGAACTAGGTTTTGATCTAGTAGTGGCAGCTGGTGGCGATGGCACAATCAACGAAGTGGTTAATGGAATCGCTCCGCTTGAACACCGTCCTAAAATGGCCATCATCCCAGCTGGTACAACGAACGACTATGCTCGAGCATTAAAAATTCCTAGAGATAATATTAAAGCAGCAGCAGAAGTGATCAAAAAGCATCAAACCGTAAAAATGGACATCGGCCTTTCTGATAACAGTTACTTCATCAATATCGCTGCCGGTGGCTATTTGACAGAATTGACTTATGAAGTTCCATCAGAACTAAAGAGTATTTTTGGTTATCTTGCTTATCTTGCAAAAGGAGCAGAGATGCTCCCTCGAGTAAAGCCCATCAAAATGCGCTTGAAGTATGATGAAGGGGAATATATCGGAAATGCTTCGATGTTTTTCCTAGGGCTGACGAACTCTGTTGGAGGATTCGAACAGATCGCGCCAGATGCCAAATTGGATGATGGGAAGTTTTCTTTAATCATTGTGAAGACAGCAAATATCTTTGAGATCTTGCATATTGCGGCACTCATGCTAAATGGCGGTCGTCATGTCGATGATCCAAGAGTAATCTATACCAAAACAAGCAGTTTGTTCGTCGAAACAGAAGATGATATCAATCGACCAGTAATGATCAACTTAGATGGTGAATATGGTGGGGAAGCACCGATGCATTTCCAAAATCTTCATCAGCATATTGAGTTCTTTGCCAATACCGATCAGATTCCTGATGAAGCAATCACAGGCACAGATGAAGAAGAATTAGAGGTTGTCAGCAAAGAATTCGTAAAAGAAGTCGAACGTTTAACGGATGAAGATATCGACGGTGACGGAAAAATAGCAGACGAAACACCTAATCAAAAGAATTAA
- the gatB gene encoding Asp-tRNA(Asn)/Glu-tRNA(Gln) amidotransferase subunit GatB — MNFETVIGLEVHVELKTNSKIFSPAPAHFGAEPNSNTNVIDWGYPGVLPVMNKAALEFGMKAALALNCEISKDTHFDRKNYFYPDNPKAYQISQFDQPIGHDGWIEIEVEGKKKKIRIERVHLEEDAGKNMHGIGGYSYVDLNRQGTPLIEIVSEADMRSPEEAYAYLEALRSIIQFTEVSDVKMEEGSMRCDANISLRPYGQEEFGTKAELKNLNSLSFVKKGLAFEEKRQAKVLLSGGEIQQETRRFDETTNKTVLMRVKEGSSDYRYFPEPDIPKFVIDDEWIQKVKASLPEMPASRRERYIREFGLPEYDAMVLTLTKEMSDFFEAVLENGADAKQASNWLMGEVSAYLNSEKLELAETKLTPENLAGMIRLIADGTISSKIAKKVFRELITNGGEAQEVVEKNGWVQLSDPNKLLPIINEILDNNQQSVDDFKNGKDRAVGFLVGQIMKATKGQANPGVVNKLLKDELAKR, encoded by the coding sequence ATGAATTTTGAAACAGTCATTGGACTAGAAGTCCACGTCGAGTTAAAAACCAACTCAAAAATTTTCTCTCCAGCGCCAGCTCATTTTGGTGCAGAACCAAACAGCAATACAAACGTGATCGACTGGGGTTATCCAGGCGTGCTGCCAGTAATGAATAAAGCTGCGCTGGAATTCGGGATGAAAGCAGCTTTGGCATTAAACTGTGAAATCTCTAAAGATACTCATTTTGACCGGAAAAATTACTTTTACCCAGATAATCCAAAAGCATATCAAATTTCCCAATTTGATCAACCAATCGGTCATGACGGATGGATCGAAATCGAAGTAGAAGGTAAAAAGAAAAAAATCCGGATCGAACGTGTCCATTTAGAAGAAGATGCTGGAAAAAACATGCATGGTATTGGCGGTTATTCTTACGTTGATTTGAACCGACAAGGCACGCCTTTGATCGAAATCGTTTCTGAAGCTGATATGCGTTCACCAGAAGAAGCATACGCTTATCTAGAAGCATTGCGATCAATTATCCAATTTACAGAAGTCAGCGATGTGAAAATGGAAGAAGGCTCTATGCGCTGTGATGCCAATATTTCTCTTCGCCCTTATGGACAAGAAGAGTTCGGTACGAAAGCAGAATTGAAAAACTTGAACTCTTTATCTTTCGTGAAAAAAGGTTTAGCTTTTGAAGAAAAACGTCAAGCAAAAGTTCTTCTTTCAGGAGGAGAAATCCAACAAGAAACACGCCGTTTTGACGAAACAACGAATAAAACAGTTTTGATGCGTGTCAAAGAAGGGTCTAGTGATTATCGTTACTTCCCAGAGCCTGATATCCCGAAATTCGTGATCGATGACGAATGGATTCAAAAAGTAAAAGCTAGTTTGCCTGAGATGCCAGCTTCTCGTCGCGAACGCTATATCCGTGAGTTTGGTCTTCCAGAGTATGACGCAATGGTATTGACACTTACAAAAGAAATGTCTGATTTCTTTGAAGCTGTTTTGGAAAATGGTGCAGATGCCAAGCAAGCATCTAACTGGTTGATGGGTGAAGTTTCTGCTTACTTGAACAGTGAGAAACTGGAATTAGCTGAGACAAAATTGACACCTGAGAACTTAGCAGGAATGATTCGTTTGATCGCCGATGGAACGATCAGCTCAAAAATCGCCAAAAAAGTCTTCCGTGAATTGATCACAAATGGCGGAGAAGCCCAAGAAGTAGTTGAAAAAAATGGTTGGGTGCAATTATCTGATCCGAACAAACTACTGCCAATCATTAATGAAATTTTGGATAACAACCAACAATCTGTCGATGATTTCAAAAATGGAAAAGATCGTGCGGTTGGCTTCCTAGTCGGTCAAATCATGAAAGCAACTAAAGGACAAGCAAATCCTGGTGTCGTGAATAAGCTACTTAAAGATGAATTAGCGAAACGATAG
- the ligA gene encoding NAD-dependent DNA ligase LigA: MEHEMTIDEAAKRAEELRTRLNQWSREYYVEDKPTVEDYVYDKEYAELVAIEEQYPDLITSDSPTQRVGGKVLEGFEKVTHDIPLYSLNDVFSKEELIAFDQRVQKAVGRVVDYCCELKIDGLSVSLRYEDGNFVRGATRGDGTVGENITENLKTVRSVPIKLKEPMNIEVRGECFMPKRSFVQLNQDREAEGKDIFANPRNAAAGSLRQLDSKITAKRNLDTFLYTVADFGPMQAKTQYDALEELEKIGFHTNREKRLCHSIDEVWSYIEEYHDKRVDLPYEIDGIVIKVNEFSLQDQLGFTVKAPRWAAAYKFPPEEVETLIENIEWTVGRTGVVTPTAIMTPVRVAGTTVSRASLHNGDYIKLKDIRLKDTVLIYKAGDIIPEVSQVVLDKRPKDSEEYQLPTHCPVCGSELVHLDEEVALRCINPKCPAQMKEGLNHFVSRNAMNIDGLGPRVLEQMYDKKLVADVADLYKLTEEELLTLDKIKEKSANNILTAIDNSKDNSVERLIFGLGIRHVGAKAAKILAEHFGDLETLSKSDYESIIALDTIGDIIADSVVTYFSNEEVHELMNELKQAGVNFEYKGLRNAQLQEVESPFKEKTVVLTGKLTRFTREEAKETIENLGGKVTGSVSKKTDIVVAGEDAGSKLTKAQELGIEVWTEDQMADALAKSRSVEE, encoded by the coding sequence ATGGAACATGAAATGACGATTGACGAAGCTGCTAAACGAGCAGAAGAACTTCGTACAAGACTGAACCAATGGTCTCGCGAATACTACGTAGAAGATAAACCAACAGTGGAAGACTATGTTTATGATAAAGAATACGCAGAATTAGTAGCAATCGAGGAACAATATCCTGATTTGATCACGTCTGATTCTCCCACTCAACGAGTAGGCGGAAAAGTATTAGAAGGTTTTGAAAAAGTCACTCATGATATTCCGCTTTACAGTTTGAACGACGTTTTCAGCAAAGAAGAGCTGATAGCTTTTGATCAACGTGTACAAAAAGCAGTGGGACGTGTAGTTGACTATTGCTGTGAACTAAAAATAGATGGACTTTCCGTTTCTTTGCGTTATGAAGATGGAAATTTCGTGAGAGGTGCGACTCGCGGGGATGGAACTGTAGGAGAAAACATCACTGAAAACCTAAAAACTGTCCGGTCGGTCCCAATCAAATTAAAAGAACCAATGAACATCGAAGTAAGAGGCGAATGTTTCATGCCAAAACGGTCATTTGTCCAATTGAACCAAGACAGAGAAGCAGAGGGAAAAGATATCTTTGCGAATCCTCGGAACGCCGCAGCTGGTTCTTTGCGTCAGTTAGATTCTAAAATCACAGCGAAAAGAAATCTGGACACTTTTTTATACACAGTAGCTGATTTCGGTCCTATGCAAGCAAAAACCCAGTATGATGCGCTAGAAGAGCTAGAAAAAATTGGATTCCACACGAATCGGGAAAAACGTCTATGTCATTCGATTGATGAAGTGTGGTCATACATTGAAGAATATCATGACAAACGTGTGGATTTGCCCTATGAAATCGATGGAATCGTCATCAAAGTGAATGAATTCTCGCTACAAGATCAACTTGGTTTTACTGTCAAAGCACCGAGATGGGCAGCAGCTTACAAGTTTCCGCCAGAAGAAGTTGAAACGCTAATCGAAAACATCGAATGGACAGTCGGTCGAACAGGGGTAGTAACGCCAACAGCTATCATGACACCAGTCCGAGTAGCAGGAACGACAGTAAGCCGTGCCAGCCTGCATAACGGTGATTATATTAAGTTGAAGGATATCCGCTTGAAAGATACAGTTCTGATTTATAAAGCGGGAGACATCATCCCAGAAGTTTCGCAAGTCGTGTTAGATAAACGACCTAAAGACAGCGAAGAATACCAATTGCCTACACATTGTCCAGTTTGTGGAAGTGAACTTGTCCATTTGGATGAAGAAGTAGCCTTACGGTGCATCAATCCTAAATGCCCTGCTCAAATGAAAGAAGGTTTGAACCACTTTGTTTCAAGAAATGCGATGAATATCGATGGGTTGGGGCCGCGCGTACTAGAACAGATGTATGATAAAAAACTAGTAGCAGATGTTGCTGATCTTTACAAATTGACAGAAGAAGAGTTATTGACGTTGGACAAAATAAAAGAAAAATCAGCAAATAATATTTTGACAGCAATCGACAACAGCAAAGATAATTCGGTCGAGCGGTTGATTTTCGGGTTAGGAATCCGACATGTCGGAGCGAAAGCAGCAAAAATTTTAGCAGAACATTTCGGTGATCTAGAAACATTGAGTAAAAGTGACTATGAGTCGATTATTGCGCTTGATACGATCGGTGATATCATTGCCGACAGTGTAGTCACTTATTTCAGTAACGAAGAAGTCCATGAATTGATGAATGAATTAAAACAAGCAGGCGTCAATTTCGAATACAAAGGGCTTCGAAATGCCCAATTGCAAGAAGTCGAGTCTCCTTTTAAAGAAAAAACAGTAGTCCTTACTGGTAAACTAACACGATTTACTCGTGAAGAAGCAAAAGAGACGATCGAAAATCTTGGCGGGAAAGTGACTGGTAGCGTATCGAAAAAAACGGATATCGTGGTAGCAGGAGAAGATGCTGGCAGCAAGCTGACCAAAGCACAAGAATTAGGAATCGAAGTTTGGACAGAAGATCAAATGGCAGATGCATTGGCTAAAAGTCGCTCAGTAGAAGAATGA
- the gatC gene encoding Asp-tRNA(Asn)/Glu-tRNA(Gln) amidotransferase subunit GatC: MAISEEQVKHVAKLAKLAFADEELASFTDQLGKIIDMVEMLEEVDTEGVPFTSNVVETVNVMRQDRAQAGWNRDELLKNVPETEDGFIKVPAIIDNGEAGA, encoded by the coding sequence ATGGCGATTAGTGAAGAACAAGTGAAACACGTTGCCAAATTAGCAAAACTTGCGTTCGCAGATGAAGAACTTGCAAGTTTTACCGACCAATTAGGTAAAATCATCGATATGGTTGAAATGCTGGAAGAAGTAGATACAGAAGGTGTTCCATTTACGTCGAATGTGGTTGAAACAGTAAACGTGATGCGACAAGATCGGGCGCAAGCTGGATGGAACCGCGATGAATTATTGAAAAATGTGCCGGAAACAGAAGACGGCTTTATCAAAGTACCCGCAATCATCGATAATGGGGAGGCTGGCGCATAA
- the pcrA gene encoding DNA helicase PcrA, whose protein sequence is MSSKAELLNGMNPRQKEAVLHTDGPLLLMAGAGSGKTRVLTHRIAYLIEEKEVNPWNILAITFTNKAAKEMKERVNAILASGGEDVWVSTFHSMCVRILRRDVDFIGYNRNFTIIDSSEQLTLMKRILKELNIDPKKYDPRSILGTISQAKNSLQTPQDFAKMQGSYYEEIAAKCYAAYQKELQYNQCMDFDDLIMNTIRLFEEHPDSLTYYQNKFHYIHVDEYQDTNHAQYTLVNLLAGRFRNLCVVGDADQSIYGWRGADMQNILDFEKDYPDAAVILLEQNYRSTKNILSAANQVIENNSNRKPKNLWTENKEGNKITYYRADNERDETRFIVDRMQEEIRSNHRNYGDFAILYRTNAQSRVMEETLLKANIPYKMVGGHKFYDRKEIKDILAYLNVLANPQDSISFERIVNSPKRGIGPGSIEKLRSFASLHEWPLLEAAQNVDLANIGGKAGQQLGAFGEMIQEVTQMIQYLTVTELTKEVLDRSGYLEDLKIQNTLEAQARIENLEEFLTVTQEFDKQFEQQNEEDADAPEEKLTVFLNDLALVSDIDNLEEDASQVTLMTLHAAKGLEFPVVFLIGLEEGVFPLSRALMEESELEEERRLAYVGITRAEEALYLTNAFSRTLYGRTQYNRPSRFVEEIDQELLEIEGMRPTPKKTPVFAKKTAYSYKQPETAVVPSKSATGGENNNWKPGDKVKHKKWGLGTVVRVSGTSKDLELDVAFPSQGVKRLLAAFAPIEKA, encoded by the coding sequence ATGTCATCCAAAGCTGAATTATTAAACGGGATGAACCCCCGTCAGAAAGAAGCTGTTCTTCACACTGACGGACCATTACTGCTAATGGCAGGTGCAGGAAGTGGAAAGACGAGAGTGCTGACACACCGCATTGCCTATTTGATTGAGGAAAAAGAAGTCAATCCTTGGAACATCCTAGCGATTACTTTTACCAATAAGGCTGCAAAAGAAATGAAAGAACGTGTCAATGCGATTCTCGCATCTGGAGGCGAAGATGTCTGGGTATCGACTTTTCACTCGATGTGTGTGCGTATTTTAAGAAGAGATGTTGATTTTATCGGGTATAACCGGAACTTTACAATCATCGATTCTTCTGAACAGCTGACCTTGATGAAACGGATACTAAAAGAACTGAACATTGATCCGAAAAAATATGATCCTCGAAGTATATTAGGAACAATCTCTCAAGCAAAAAACAGCCTGCAGACCCCTCAGGATTTTGCAAAAATGCAAGGCAGTTATTACGAAGAGATTGCGGCAAAATGTTATGCTGCTTACCAAAAAGAGCTTCAATATAATCAATGTATGGACTTTGACGACCTGATCATGAATACGATTCGGTTATTTGAAGAACATCCTGATTCACTCACATATTATCAAAACAAATTCCATTATATTCATGTAGATGAGTACCAAGATACAAATCACGCACAGTATACGCTAGTCAATTTATTGGCAGGTAGATTTAGGAACCTGTGCGTCGTGGGAGATGCAGATCAAAGTATTTACGGCTGGCGCGGTGCAGATATGCAGAACATCTTGGATTTTGAAAAAGATTATCCAGATGCTGCAGTAATTTTGCTAGAACAAAACTATCGCTCCACTAAAAACATCCTTAGCGCAGCAAACCAAGTCATTGAAAACAATAGCAATCGAAAACCAAAAAACTTGTGGACAGAAAACAAAGAAGGAAACAAGATCACTTACTACCGTGCAGATAATGAACGAGACGAAACCCGTTTTATCGTAGACCGGATGCAAGAAGAGATTCGAAGCAATCATCGGAATTACGGCGACTTTGCCATCTTGTACCGGACGAACGCACAATCTCGTGTAATGGAAGAAACTCTGTTGAAAGCAAATATTCCTTATAAAATGGTTGGAGGGCACAAGTTCTACGATCGTAAAGAAATCAAAGATATTTTAGCGTATTTGAATGTGCTGGCAAATCCTCAAGATTCAATCAGTTTTGAGCGTATCGTTAATTCGCCCAAACGAGGCATCGGACCAGGATCTATCGAAAAACTACGCAGTTTTGCTTCTCTTCATGAATGGCCACTGCTTGAAGCAGCGCAAAATGTGGATCTGGCAAATATCGGTGGAAAAGCAGGACAGCAATTAGGTGCATTTGGAGAGATGATCCAAGAAGTCACTCAGATGATCCAATACTTGACAGTGACAGAATTGACGAAAGAGGTTTTGGATCGTAGCGGATATCTAGAAGACTTAAAAATCCAAAATACATTAGAAGCACAAGCACGCATCGAAAACTTGGAGGAATTTTTAACGGTCACACAAGAATTCGACAAGCAATTCGAACAGCAAAATGAAGAAGACGCTGATGCACCAGAAGAAAAACTAACGGTCTTCTTGAATGATCTGGCACTTGTTTCCGACATTGATAATTTAGAAGAAGATGCTTCCCAAGTGACATTGATGACTTTGCATGCAGCCAAAGGATTAGAATTCCCAGTTGTATTCCTGATTGGTCTAGAAGAGGGGGTTTTTCCTTTATCTCGAGCATTGATGGAAGAAAGCGAACTGGAAGAAGAACGCCGTCTCGCATATGTGGGGATCACGCGAGCAGAAGAAGCGTTGTATTTAACAAATGCTTTCTCCAGAACATTATATGGACGGACGCAATATAACCGACCTTCTCGTTTTGTAGAAGAAATCGATCAGGAGTTACTGGAAATCGAAGGCATGCGTCCTACGCCTAAAAAAACACCTGTATTCGCTAAAAAAACAGCATATAGCTATAAACAGCCAGAGACAGCGGTTGTTCCCTCTAAAAGTGCTACTGGAGGGGAAAATAACAACTGGAAACCTGGAGATAAAGTCAAACACAAAAAATGGGGTCTAGGAACAGTCGTCCGAGTAAGCGGGACGTCGAAGGATCTAGAACTAGATGTGGCTTTCCCAAGTCAAGGAGTAAAACGTCTTTTGGCTGCCTTTGCGCCAATTGAAAAAGCTTAG